From Camelina sativa cultivar DH55 chromosome 7, Cs, whole genome shotgun sequence, one genomic window encodes:
- the LOC104704979 gene encoding serine carboxypeptidase-like 10 isoform X2, which translates to MSLTLKFLLLLFLSHHVYSGTIVKFLPGFEGPLPFELETGYIGIGEEENIQVFYYFIKSEKNPKEDPLLLWLDGGPGCSSLGGLLFENGPLALKSEVYNGITPSLVSTTYSWTKVAEMANIIYLDQPVGAGFSYSRTPIGKTSDTIEVKRIHDFLQKWLSKHPQFISNSFYVTGDSYSGMIVPALVQEISKVLFVFSH; encoded by the exons ATGAGTTTGACACTAAAGTTTCTGCTTCTACTTTTCTTGAGTCATCATGTTTATTCTGGCACTATAGTCAAGTTCCTTCCTGGATTTGAAGGCCCTCTCCCTTTCGAACTCGAAACTGG GTACATTGGTATTGGTGAGGAAGAGAATATACAAGTTttctactattttatcaaaTCTGAGAAGAACCCAAAAGAAGACCCTCTTCTTCTATGGTTAGATGGAGGACCTGGATGTTCTTCTCTGGGTGGCCTTCTTTTTGAGAACG GACCTTTGGCTTTGAAGTCTGAGGTTTACAATGGAATTACCCCTTCTTTGGTTTCCACTACATATTCATGGACAAAGGTCGCTGAA ATGGCGAACATAATATACTTGGATCAACCTGTTGGAGCTGGCTTCTCCTACTCAAGAACTCCAATAGGAAAAACTAGTGACACAATTGAAGTTAAGAGGATTCATGACTTTCTACAAAAG TGGCTAAGCAAGCACCCACAGTTTATCTCCAACTCTTTTTATGTCACCGGAGATTCTTATTCCGGTATGATTGTTCCCGCCCTCGTTCAAGAAATCTCAAAAG tattatttgtattttctcaTTGA
- the LOC104704979 gene encoding serine carboxypeptidase-like 10 isoform X1, translated as MSLTLKFLLLLFLSHHVYSGTIVKFLPGFEGPLPFELETGYIGIGEEENIQVFYYFIKSEKNPKEDPLLLWLDGGPGCSSLGGLLFENGPLALKSEVYNGITPSLVSTTYSWTKVAEMANIIYLDQPVGAGFSYSRTPIGKTSDTIEVKRIHDFLQKYYLYFLIECWANDERVREALHVTKGTKGQWNRCNWTIPYDNDIISSVPYHANNSIRGYRSLIYRFEFFFFFLTIGLTFELTLLFNN; from the exons ATGAGTTTGACACTAAAGTTTCTGCTTCTACTTTTCTTGAGTCATCATGTTTATTCTGGCACTATAGTCAAGTTCCTTCCTGGATTTGAAGGCCCTCTCCCTTTCGAACTCGAAACTGG GTACATTGGTATTGGTGAGGAAGAGAATATACAAGTTttctactattttatcaaaTCTGAGAAGAACCCAAAAGAAGACCCTCTTCTTCTATGGTTAGATGGAGGACCTGGATGTTCTTCTCTGGGTGGCCTTCTTTTTGAGAACG GACCTTTGGCTTTGAAGTCTGAGGTTTACAATGGAATTACCCCTTCTTTGGTTTCCACTACATATTCATGGACAAAGGTCGCTGAA ATGGCGAACATAATATACTTGGATCAACCTGTTGGAGCTGGCTTCTCCTACTCAAGAACTCCAATAGGAAAAACTAGTGACACAATTGAAGTTAAGAGGATTCATGACTTTCTACAAAAG tattatttgtattttctcaTTGAATGTTGGGCCAACGACGAGAGAGTTCGCGAAGCGCTTCATGTTACCAAG GGGACAAAAGGACAATGGAACCGGTGTAATTGGACAATTCCATACGATAATGATATTATAAGCAGTGTACCATATCATGCTAATAACAGCATCAGAGGATACCGATCTCTCATTTAtaggtttgagtttttttttttttttttgactataGGTTTGACTTTTGAGTTAACATTACTTTTCAACAACTAA
- the LOC104704979 gene encoding putative serine carboxypeptidase-like 52 isoform X4: MSLTLKFLLLLFLSHHVYSGTIVKFLPGFEGPLPFELETGYINLPNYWANDERVREALHVTKGTKGQWNRCNWTIPYDNDIISSVPYHANNSIRGYRSLIYSGDHDITMPFQATQAWIKSRNYSIVHDWRPWMIKDQIAGYTRTYSNEMTFATIKGGGHTAEYLPNETSIMFERWISGQSL, from the exons ATGAGTTTGACACTAAAGTTTCTGCTTCTACTTTTCTTGAGTCATCATGTTTATTCTGGCACTATAGTCAAGTTCCTTCCTGGATTTGAAGGCCCTCTCCCTTTCGAACTCGAAACTGGGTATATAAATCTCCCAAATTA TTGGGCCAACGACGAGAGAGTTCGCGAAGCGCTTCATGTTACCAAG GGGACAAAAGGACAATGGAACCGGTGTAATTGGACAATTCCATACGATAATGATATTATAAGCAGTGTACCATATCATGCTAATAACAGCATCAGAGGATACCGATCTCTCATTTAtag TGGAGACCATGACATTACGATGCCTTTCCAAGCAACTCAAGCCTGGATAAAATCTCGAAATTACTCAATCGTTCATGACTGGAGGCCTTGGATGATAAAAGATCAAATCGCGgg ATACACGAGAACTTATTCCAATGAGATGACATTTGCTACTATCAAA GGAGGTGGACACACGGCAGAGTATCTACCAAACGAAACATCTATCATGTTCGAAAGGTGGATCAGCGGCCAATCTTTGTAA
- the LOC104704979 gene encoding serine carboxypeptidase-like 10 isoform X3 codes for MSLTLKFLLLLFLSHHVYSGTIVKFLPGFEGPLPFELETGYIGIGEEENIQVFYYFIKSEKNPKEDPLLLWLDGGPGCSSLGGLLFENGPLALKSEVYNGITPSLVSTTYSWTKVAEMANIIYLDQPVGAGFSYSRTPIGKTSDTIEVKRIHDFLQKWLSKHPQFISNSFYVTGDSYSGMIVPALVQEISKGVSLYI; via the exons ATGAGTTTGACACTAAAGTTTCTGCTTCTACTTTTCTTGAGTCATCATGTTTATTCTGGCACTATAGTCAAGTTCCTTCCTGGATTTGAAGGCCCTCTCCCTTTCGAACTCGAAACTGG GTACATTGGTATTGGTGAGGAAGAGAATATACAAGTTttctactattttatcaaaTCTGAGAAGAACCCAAAAGAAGACCCTCTTCTTCTATGGTTAGATGGAGGACCTGGATGTTCTTCTCTGGGTGGCCTTCTTTTTGAGAACG GACCTTTGGCTTTGAAGTCTGAGGTTTACAATGGAATTACCCCTTCTTTGGTTTCCACTACATATTCATGGACAAAGGTCGCTGAA ATGGCGAACATAATATACTTGGATCAACCTGTTGGAGCTGGCTTCTCCTACTCAAGAACTCCAATAGGAAAAACTAGTGACACAATTGAAGTTAAGAGGATTCATGACTTTCTACAAAAG TGGCTAAGCAAGCACCCACAGTTTATCTCCAACTCTTTTTATGTCACCGGAGATTCTTATTCCGGTATGATTGTTCCCGCCCTCGTTCAAGAAATCTCAAAAGGtgtttccttatatatataa